The following coding sequences lie in one Tachysurus fulvidraco isolate hzauxx_2018 chromosome 19, HZAU_PFXX_2.0, whole genome shotgun sequence genomic window:
- the elk3 gene encoding ETS domain-containing protein Elk-3 codes for MESAITLWQFLLQLLLDQSHKHLICWTSNDGEFKLLKSEEVAKLWGLRKNKTNMNYDKLSRALRYYYDKNIIKKVIGQKFVYKFVSFPEILKMDPQAVELGREGGGIMLQEAESDGGEGEESPKLSLSSLRSPAGRNEYLNSGLYSSFTVSSLQGPPPLLHPIKMEKRRGGERGEEGQTVIRFVTNRSEKAVPLSSSPALTSSEVFFSSRASPDSSRSSSPSQSPSFSRRLSPEARLDESEQNAQPLNLSSSHRERAQVQASPLERRSSTNGLPPKARKPKGLEISAPSILLSGSDLGSIALNSPALPSGSLTPAFFTAQTPSGLLLAPSPLLSSIHFWSSLSPVAPLSPARLQGHGSLFQFPSLLNGPLPMPLPNLDSSSSSSSLLLSSSTPKS; via the exons ATGGAGAGTGCCATCACGTTGTGGCAGTTCCTGTTGCAGCTGCTGCTGGACCAGAGCCATAAGCACCTGATCTGCTGGACCTCTAATGATGGCGAGTTCAAGCTGCTCAAGTCTGAAGAGGTGGCCAAACTTTGGGGTCTGCGGAAGAACAAAACTAATATGAACTACGATAAACTGAGCCGAGCTCTGCGCTACTACTATGACAAG AATATTATAAAGAAGGTGATCGGTCAGAAGTTTGTGTACAAGTTTGTCTCATTTCCTGAAATCCTGAAAATGGATCCCCAGGCGGTGGAGCTTGGCAGAGAAGGGGGCGGCATTATGTTACAAGAGGCCGAGTCTGATGGAGGGGAGGGGGAAGAATCTCCAAAACTCTCTCTGTCATCGTTGAGAAGCCCCGCTGGCAGGAATGAATATCTTAACTCCGGCCTGTACTCATCTTTTACTGTAAGCTCCCTTCAAGGCCCACCCCCTCTGCTGCATCCAATTAAaatggagaagaggagagggggGGAACGAGGGGAAGAAGGACAAACCGTGATTAGGTTTGTCACCAATCGGTCAGAGAAAGCAGTGCCCCTTTCCTCCTCTCCGGCCCTCACCTCATCAGAGGTTTTCTTCAGCTCTAGAGCCTCCCCTGATTCCTCTCGTTCATCATCCCCATCTCAAAGCCCATCCTTCTCACGGAGGCTGAGCCCAGAGGCTCGGCTGGACGAATCAGAGCAAAATGCTCAGCCTCTCAATTTATCATCCAGCCACAGGGAGCGAGCCCAGGTACAAGCCTCGCCCCTTGAAAGGAGGAGTAGCACCAATGGACTTCCTCCCAAAGCTCGGAAACCCAAAGGTCTGGAAATCTCAGCTCCTTCCATATTGCTTTCAGGAAGTGACCTGGGTTCCATTGCCCTCAACAGCCCTGCATTGCCCTCAGGGTCCCTCACACCAGCCTTCTTTACTGCACAG ACTCCCTCGGGTTTGCTGCTGGCTCCAagccctctcctctcctctattcACTTCTGGAGCAGTCTGAGTCCCGTCGCTCCTCTCAGCCCAGCACGACTACAGGGACACGGATCCCTCttccag TTCCCTTCTCTGCTGAACGGACCTCTACCCATGCCTCTCCCCAACCTGGACTCTtcgtcctcctcttcctcacttcTCCTCTCATCTAGTACCCCAAAATCCTGA
- the lta4h gene encoding leukotriene A-4 hydrolase yields MIMAPVSDPCSFSSFSMCVTRHVNLFYHVDFDSHVLKGNVSLTVEVLQDRFSALTLDTNDLKIFKVSANCQAAKFTLGEKQGYKGSPLEISLPFELSRGQHVIVEIEFETSPKSSALQWLNPAQTAGKKHPYLFSQCQAIHCRSMLPCQDTPSVKHTYYSQVSVPKELIALMSAMRDGQEPDPSDNSRIIYRFRQPVPMPSYLIAIVVGALESREIGPRSRVWSEKEYVDKAAFEFSETEAMLKTAESLAGPYVWGQYDLLVLPPSFPYGGMENPCLTFATPTLLAGDRSLATVIAHEISHSWTGNLVTNKTWENFWLNEGHTVYLERMIGRVMEGEQFRQFKAMGGWKELQESVNHFGANNVKTNLVPSLDGVDPDECFSSVPYEKGFALLYHLEELLGGPEVFMGFVKSYIQMFAYNSVTTDDWKNYLFTYFKDKVDILNKVDWNAWMHTPGMAPVKPVYDTTLADACTALAQRWVKATDADLSGFSEADLKQFSSHQLIEFLAVLVQEEPLPVSHVKRMQEVYNFNSVRNAEIRFRWLRLCVKAQWEEAVPLALKMATEQGRMKFTRPLFREVYSFPKYSDEAVKTFKEHRAAMHYVTASLVAKDLKITLASSTD; encoded by the exons ATGATCATGGCTCCTGTATCAGACCCctgctctttctcttctttttccatGTGTGTTACTCGCCATGTAAATCTGTTCTATCACGTGGACTTCGACAGTCATGTATTAAAAGGGAATGTCTCTCTCACAGTGGAGGTTCTGCAGGATCGATTCTCTGCCCTG ACTCTCGACACCAATGACCTAAAGATATTCAAGGTATCAGCCAATTGCCAAGCTGCCAAGTTTACCTTGGGAGAGAAACAGGGCTATAAAGGCAGCCCCCTGGAGATCAGCCTGCCCTTTGAGCTCTCACG tgggCAACATGTGATTGTGGAGATCGAGTTTGAGACTTCTCCAAAGTCCTCAGCTCTGCAGTGGCTCAATCCtgcacaaactgctggaaaaaaGCATCCCTACCTTTTCAGCCAGTGCCAG GCTATTCACTGCAGGTCTATGCTGCCCTGTCAGGACACTCCATCAGTGAAACACACCTACTATTCCCAG gtgtcAGTACCCAAAGAGCTGATAGCACTTATGAGTGCAATGCGTGATGGACAGGAACCAGATCCGAGTGATAACAGCCGAATCATTTACCGCTTTCGTCAACCG GTTCCCATGCCTTCCTACCTTATTGCGATTGTGGTTGGAGCTCTAGAGAGCAG GGAGATTGGACCCAGGTCCAGAGTTTGGTCAGAGAAGGAATATGTGGACAAGGCTGCATTTGAGTTCTCTGAA accgAGGCGATGCTTAAGACTGCAGAGAGTCTTGCAGGACCCTATGTATGGGGACAATATGATCTGCTGGTGCTTCCTCCGTCTTTCCCCTACGGTGGCATGGAGAACCCCTGCCTCACCTTTGCGACACCTACTTTACTG GCTGGAGACCGATCCCTCGCTact GTCATTGCTCATGAGATTTCTCACAGCTGGACTGGAAACCTGGTGACTAATAAAACCTGGGAGAATTTTTG gttGAATGAAGGACACACTGTATATCTTGAGAGAATGATTGGCAGGGTGATGGAGGGAGAGCAGTTCAGACAGTTTAAAGCGATGGGAGGTTGGAAAGAGCTACAGGAgtct GTTAACCATTTTGGGGCAAATAATGTCAAAACTAACCTGGTGCCAAGCCTGGACGGTGTCGATCCTGATGAATGCTTCTCTTCTGTACCATATGAGAAAGGTTTCGCTCTTCTCTACCACTTGGAAGAGCTGTTAGGAGGCCCag AGGTGTTTATGGGCTTTGTAAAGTCCTACATCCAGATGTTTGCCTACAATAGCGTGACCACAGATGACTGGAAAAACTACCTGTTCACCTACTTCAAAGACAAG GTGGACATCTTAAATAAAGTGGATTGGAATGCATGGATGCACACTCCAGGAATGGCCCCTGTCAAGCCAGT GTATGACACCACCCTGGCAGATGCCTGTACTGCACTGGCTCAGAGATGGGTGAAG GCTACAGATGCGGACCTGTCAGGTTTTAGTGAGGCTGATCTAAAGCAGTTCTCTTCTCATCAGCTGATTGAGTTCCTGGCTGTGCTGGTTCAGGAG GAacctcttcctgtctctcatGTGAAGAGAATGCAGGAGGTGTATAACTTCAATAGTGTCCGCAATGCTGAGATCCGTTTCAG atggctGCGTTTGTGTGTCAAAGCGCAGTGGGAAGAGGCCGTTCCTCTGGCTCTGAAGATGGCCACAGAGCAAGGCAGGATGAAGTTCACACGGCCGCTCTTCAG GGAGGTATACAGTTTTCCCAAGTACAGTGATGAGGCTGTAAAGACCTTCAAGGAGCATAGAGCTGCAATGCACTATGTCACTGCCAGCCTGGTAGCAAAGGACCTGAAAATTACCCTGGCTAGTAGCACAGACTAA